Proteins found in one Oryza glaberrima chromosome 4, OglaRS2, whole genome shotgun sequence genomic segment:
- the LOC127769770 gene encoding L-type lectin-domain containing receptor kinase IX.1-like isoform X1 has protein sequence MAVLLNPSSSSSSKATPRPPQQQQQLLLLLLHLLLVAVPATSITFSYDADSFVSEDFRQEDDAMVTAGRIELLGEEFAARARGRALYKRPVQLWDGATGEEASFAASFNFTIRSVAGRGNALAGHGMTFFLAPFMPDMPQECYEGCLGLFDQSLTRNTASATMGNASGAASFVAVEFDTHMDGWDPSGRHVGVDVNNVDSRRGNYVVLPEDSLVDAGVMSATVSYDSGARRLDVALAVGGGAATATYNLSAAVDLRSVLPEQVAVGFSAATGDQFASNHTVLSFTFSSTLPTRTTNPPPPSTSSAKTAHLSAAVAAAGIALLLLVLAITILIRRARKRSRRDDGDSYDDSLDDDEEEDMESGTGPRRIPYAHLAAATGGFAEIGKLGEGGSGSVYGGHVRELGRDVAIKVFTRGASMEGRKEYRSEVTVISRLRHRNLVQLMGWCHGRRRLLLVYELVRNGSLDGHLYSNKETLTWPLRYQIINGLASAVLYLHQEWDQCVVHGDIKPSNIMLDESFNAKLGDFGLARLIDHGMSLQTMTAVAGTPGYLDPECVITGKASTESDMYSFGIVLLEVASGRRPMVVTPRAAAATAGGGKDDDDGGGQVFRLVEWAWELYGRGDDDQSSLDAIADTRLGGAFDRWEMERVVGVGLWCAHPDPKARPAIRQAAEALQSRKFRMPVLPPRMPVAVYLQPFAASTMKYYGDSMTSVGSEVVGYSSTSLATATLSSSSSLPPAMADSDSLSPRE, from the exons ATGGCTGTCCTCCTAAACCCTTCGTCTTCCTCAAGCAGCAAAGcaacgccgcggccgccgcagcagcagcagcagctactaCTACTCTTGCTCCACTTGCTGCTCGTTGCCGTCCCCGCCACCTCTATTACCTTCAGCTATGACGCTGACTCCTTCGTCTCCGAAGATTTCAGGCAGGAGGACGACGCCATGGTCACCGCCGGCCGGATCGAGCTGCTCGGCGAGGAGTTCGCGGCGCGGGCCAGGGGACGCGCGCTGTACAAGCGGCCGGTGCAGCTCTGGGACGGCGCCACCGGCGAGGAGGCCAGCTTCGCCGCGAGCTTCAACTTCACCATCCGGTCGGTGGCTGGCAGGGGCAACGCCCTCGCCGGCCACGGCATGACGTTCTTCCTCGCGCCGTTCATGCCCGACATGCCGCAGGAGTGCTACGAGGGATGCCTCGGCCTCTTCGACCAGAGCTTGACGAGGAACACGGCGAGCGCCACCATGGGCAACGCCTCAGGCGCCGCCAGCTTCGTCGCCGTCGAGTTCGACACGCACATGGACGGGTGGGACCCGAGCGGCCGgcacgtcggcgtcgacgtcaACAACGTCGACTCGCGCCGCGGGAACTACGTGGTCTTGCCGGAGGACAgcctcgtcgacgccggcgtGATGTCCGCCACGGTGTCCTACGAcagcggcgcgaggcggctcgacgtcgccctcgccgtcggcggcggcgccgcaacCGCAACGTACAACCTCTCCGCGGCCGTCGACCTGCGAAGCGTGCTGCCGGAGCAGGTCGCCGTAGGCTTCtcggcggccaccggcgaccAGTTCGCCAGCAACCACACCGTGCTCTCCTTCACCTTCAGCTCGACGCTGCCGACGAGGACAaccaacccgccgccgccatccacctCGTCAGCCAAGACGGCTCATCtcagcgccgccgtggccgcagCCGGCATAGCACTGTTACTCCTCGTCCTCGCCATCACCATCCTCATTCGCCGAGCGAGGAAACGCAGCcgacgcgacgacggcgactccTACGACGActccctcgacgacgacgaggaggaggacatggAGTCGGGCACGGGGCCACGGCGAATCCCGTACGCGcatttggcggcggcgacgggcgggttCGCGGAGATCGGCAAGCTCGGGGAGGGCGGGTCGGGGTCGGTGTACGGCGGGCACGTGAGGGAGCTCGGGCGGGACGTGGCGATCAAGGTGTTCACCCGGGGGGCGTCCATGGAAGGGAGGAAGGAGTACAGGTCGGAGGTGACGGTGATCAGCCGGCTGCGGCACCGGAACCTGGTGCAGCTGATGGGGTggtgccatggccggcggcggctgctgctggtgtACGAGTTGGTGCGCAACGGCAGCCTCGACGGCCACCTCTACAGCAACAAGGAGACCTTGACCTGGCCGCTCAG GTACCAGATTATCAATGGACTAGCCTCCGCGGTGCTGTACCTCCACCAGGAATGGGACCAGTGCGTCGTCCATGGCGACATCAAGCCCAGCAACATCATGCTCGACGAATCCTTCAACGCCAAGCTCGGCGACTTCGGCCTCGCGCGCCTCATCGACCACGGCATGAGCCTCCAGACCAtgaccgccgtcgccggcacgcCGGGCTACCTCGACCCGGAGTGCGTCATCACCGGCAAGGCCTCCACCGAGTCCGACATGTACAGCTTCGGCATCGTCCTGCTCGAGGTGGCAAGCGGGAGGCGACCAATGGTAGTGACACCTCGTGCAGCCGCTGCCACCGCGGGTGGTgggaaggacgacgacgacggcggcggacaggTGTTCCGCCTGGTGGAGTGGGCGTGGGAGCTCTACGGCCGGGGTGATGATGATCAGTCGTCGCTCGACGCCATCGCCGACACACGGCTCGGCGGCGCGTTCGACCGGTGGGAGATGGAGCGTGTGGTGGGCGTCGGGCTGTGGTGCGCGCACCCCGACCCGAAGGCGCGGCCGGCGATCaggcaggcggcggaggcgctgcaGTCGAGGAAGTTCAGGATGCCGGTGCTGCCGCCGAGGATGCCGGTGGCCGTGTACCTGCAGCCGTTCGCGGCTTCCACCATGAAGTACTACGGCGACAGCATGACCTCCGTTGGGTCGGAGGTTGTTGGTTACTCGTCGACCAGCCTTGCGACGGCGACGCTGTCGTCAAGCTCTAGCTTGCCACCTGCCATGGCTGACAGTGACAGCTTGAGCCCAAGAGAATGA
- the LOC127769770 gene encoding L-type lectin-domain containing receptor kinase IX.1-like isoform X2: MNKSSWQCNCTATTQEDDAMVTAGRIELLGEEFAARARGRALYKRPVQLWDGATGEEASFAASFNFTIRSVAGRGNALAGHGMTFFLAPFMPDMPQECYEGCLGLFDQSLTRNTASATMGNASGAASFVAVEFDTHMDGWDPSGRHVGVDVNNVDSRRGNYVVLPEDSLVDAGVMSATVSYDSGARRLDVALAVGGGAATATYNLSAAVDLRSVLPEQVAVGFSAATGDQFASNHTVLSFTFSSTLPTRTTNPPPPSTSSAKTAHLSAAVAAAGIALLLLVLAITILIRRARKRSRRDDGDSYDDSLDDDEEEDMESGTGPRRIPYAHLAAATGGFAEIGKLGEGGSGSVYGGHVRELGRDVAIKVFTRGASMEGRKEYRSEVTVISRLRHRNLVQLMGWCHGRRRLLLVYELVRNGSLDGHLYSNKETLTWPLRYQIINGLASAVLYLHQEWDQCVVHGDIKPSNIMLDESFNAKLGDFGLARLIDHGMSLQTMTAVAGTPGYLDPECVITGKASTESDMYSFGIVLLEVASGRRPMVVTPRAAAATAGGGKDDDDGGGQVFRLVEWAWELYGRGDDDQSSLDAIADTRLGGAFDRWEMERVVGVGLWCAHPDPKARPAIRQAAEALQSRKFRMPVLPPRMPVAVYLQPFAASTMKYYGDSMTSVGSEVVGYSSTSLATATLSSSSSLPPAMADSDSLSPRE, translated from the exons ATGAACAAGTCATCGTGGCAGTGCAACTGCACTGCAACCAC GCAGGAGGACGACGCCATGGTCACCGCCGGCCGGATCGAGCTGCTCGGCGAGGAGTTCGCGGCGCGGGCCAGGGGACGCGCGCTGTACAAGCGGCCGGTGCAGCTCTGGGACGGCGCCACCGGCGAGGAGGCCAGCTTCGCCGCGAGCTTCAACTTCACCATCCGGTCGGTGGCTGGCAGGGGCAACGCCCTCGCCGGCCACGGCATGACGTTCTTCCTCGCGCCGTTCATGCCCGACATGCCGCAGGAGTGCTACGAGGGATGCCTCGGCCTCTTCGACCAGAGCTTGACGAGGAACACGGCGAGCGCCACCATGGGCAACGCCTCAGGCGCCGCCAGCTTCGTCGCCGTCGAGTTCGACACGCACATGGACGGGTGGGACCCGAGCGGCCGgcacgtcggcgtcgacgtcaACAACGTCGACTCGCGCCGCGGGAACTACGTGGTCTTGCCGGAGGACAgcctcgtcgacgccggcgtGATGTCCGCCACGGTGTCCTACGAcagcggcgcgaggcggctcgacgtcgccctcgccgtcggcggcggcgccgcaacCGCAACGTACAACCTCTCCGCGGCCGTCGACCTGCGAAGCGTGCTGCCGGAGCAGGTCGCCGTAGGCTTCtcggcggccaccggcgaccAGTTCGCCAGCAACCACACCGTGCTCTCCTTCACCTTCAGCTCGACGCTGCCGACGAGGACAaccaacccgccgccgccatccacctCGTCAGCCAAGACGGCTCATCtcagcgccgccgtggccgcagCCGGCATAGCACTGTTACTCCTCGTCCTCGCCATCACCATCCTCATTCGCCGAGCGAGGAAACGCAGCcgacgcgacgacggcgactccTACGACGActccctcgacgacgacgaggaggaggacatggAGTCGGGCACGGGGCCACGGCGAATCCCGTACGCGcatttggcggcggcgacgggcgggttCGCGGAGATCGGCAAGCTCGGGGAGGGCGGGTCGGGGTCGGTGTACGGCGGGCACGTGAGGGAGCTCGGGCGGGACGTGGCGATCAAGGTGTTCACCCGGGGGGCGTCCATGGAAGGGAGGAAGGAGTACAGGTCGGAGGTGACGGTGATCAGCCGGCTGCGGCACCGGAACCTGGTGCAGCTGATGGGGTggtgccatggccggcggcggctgctgctggtgtACGAGTTGGTGCGCAACGGCAGCCTCGACGGCCACCTCTACAGCAACAAGGAGACCTTGACCTGGCCGCTCAG GTACCAGATTATCAATGGACTAGCCTCCGCGGTGCTGTACCTCCACCAGGAATGGGACCAGTGCGTCGTCCATGGCGACATCAAGCCCAGCAACATCATGCTCGACGAATCCTTCAACGCCAAGCTCGGCGACTTCGGCCTCGCGCGCCTCATCGACCACGGCATGAGCCTCCAGACCAtgaccgccgtcgccggcacgcCGGGCTACCTCGACCCGGAGTGCGTCATCACCGGCAAGGCCTCCACCGAGTCCGACATGTACAGCTTCGGCATCGTCCTGCTCGAGGTGGCAAGCGGGAGGCGACCAATGGTAGTGACACCTCGTGCAGCCGCTGCCACCGCGGGTGGTgggaaggacgacgacgacggcggcggacaggTGTTCCGCCTGGTGGAGTGGGCGTGGGAGCTCTACGGCCGGGGTGATGATGATCAGTCGTCGCTCGACGCCATCGCCGACACACGGCTCGGCGGCGCGTTCGACCGGTGGGAGATGGAGCGTGTGGTGGGCGTCGGGCTGTGGTGCGCGCACCCCGACCCGAAGGCGCGGCCGGCGATCaggcaggcggcggaggcgctgcaGTCGAGGAAGTTCAGGATGCCGGTGCTGCCGCCGAGGATGCCGGTGGCCGTGTACCTGCAGCCGTTCGCGGCTTCCACCATGAAGTACTACGGCGACAGCATGACCTCCGTTGGGTCGGAGGTTGTTGGTTACTCGTCGACCAGCCTTGCGACGGCGACGCTGTCGTCAAGCTCTAGCTTGCCACCTGCCATGGCTGACAGTGACAGCTTGAGCCCAAGAGAATGA